A single window of Streptomyces sp. NBC_00464 DNA harbors:
- a CDS encoding DUF5709 domain-containing protein: MEGADRGDDVYQPQQPEASDPVEQLDAADTLDNRQLADVLDEGYSPPERPWAVEDRGTTGSEQLSGETLDGRLARELPETADRSGDDEGDLSDGDGEPRDAEVGDVRAGRLTRELDLDEPDSMAGEDVGIDGAAASAEEAAMHVIPDAQP; the protein is encoded by the coding sequence ATGGAAGGTGCCGACCGGGGCGACGATGTGTACCAGCCCCAGCAGCCGGAGGCCTCCGACCCCGTCGAGCAGCTCGACGCGGCGGACACCCTCGACAACCGGCAGCTCGCCGACGTCCTGGACGAGGGGTACTCGCCTCCCGAACGGCCATGGGCCGTGGAGGACCGGGGCACCACCGGGTCCGAGCAGCTCAGCGGGGAGACGCTGGACGGCCGGCTGGCCAGGGAGCTGCCCGAGACCGCCGATCGGTCCGGCGACGACGAGGGCGACCTGTCCGACGGGGACGGAGAGCCCCGGGACGCGGAGGTCGGGGACGTCCGCGCCGGACGGCTCACCCGCGAACTGGACCTGGACGAGCCGGACAGCATGGCCGGCGAGGACGTCGGGATCGACGGGGCGGCGGCGTCCGCCGAGGAGGCGGCCATGCACGTCATTCCGGACGCGCAGCCGTAG
- a CDS encoding nuclear transport factor 2 family protein encodes MTAYDEAVQRYFAAWNAATPEELEKAVAAAFTEDATYTDPLADVRGHEALAAAISGAQQQFPGFSFRPAGAVDGHHALARFGWELVAAADGSAPVAGSDVITLADDGRISSVSGFLDRVPVS; translated from the coding sequence ATGACCGCATACGACGAGGCCGTCCAGCGCTACTTCGCCGCGTGGAACGCCGCCACCCCCGAGGAGCTGGAGAAGGCCGTCGCCGCGGCGTTCACCGAGGACGCCACGTACACCGACCCGCTGGCCGACGTACGAGGGCACGAGGCGCTGGCCGCCGCGATCAGCGGCGCACAGCAGCAGTTCCCCGGGTTCTCCTTCCGGCCGGCCGGGGCGGTGGACGGGCATCACGCCCTCGCCCGCTTCGGCTGGGAGCTGGTCGCCGCGGCCGACGGCTCGGCGCCCGTCGCCGGCTCGGACGTGATCACTCTCGCCGATGACGGGCGGATCAGCTCGGTCAGCGGCTTCCTGGACCGCGTGCCGGTGTCCTGA
- a CDS encoding LLM class flavin-dependent oxidoreductase yields MSRTPDRKQLHLNAFLMSTGHHEASWRLPGSPAGADSDIEHYKNLARIAERGRLDSLFLADSPVLMGDPGRRPAAKLEPTVLLTALAGATERIGLIATASTSYNEPYNLARRFASLDHVSGGRAGWNIVTTAGADAARNFGLDDTPLHHDRYRRAGEFVEVSTKLWDSWADDAVIADKERGVHALADRVRKIEHNGEFFRVDGPLNVQRPPQGYPLLVQAGSSEDGKDFAARYAEAVFTAQQTLEEGIAFYKDVKQRAEVIGRSPEGIKILPGIVPVIGDTEAEALALDAELEGLIVPEYAKRQLARTLRIAPDDLDLDAQLPDDIPTEDEIEGAKSRYTLIVELARREKLTVRQLIGRLGGGRGHRTFAGTAEQVADTIEQWYDSGAADGFNIMPAVLPSGLEVFVDRVVPILQERGLFRTEYTASTLRGHYGLPRPANRLFETVDRSEGHFGIGLAEAR; encoded by the coding sequence ATGTCCCGCACGCCTGACCGCAAGCAGTTGCACCTCAACGCGTTCCTGATGTCCACCGGCCACCACGAGGCGTCCTGGCGGCTGCCCGGCAGCCCGGCCGGGGCCGACTCCGACATCGAGCACTACAAGAACCTCGCCCGGATCGCCGAACGCGGCCGGCTGGACTCGCTGTTCCTCGCCGACAGCCCCGTCCTGATGGGCGACCCCGGCCGGCGGCCCGCCGCCAAGCTGGAGCCCACCGTCCTGCTCACCGCGCTCGCCGGGGCCACCGAGCGCATCGGCCTCATCGCCACCGCGTCCACCAGCTACAACGAGCCGTACAACCTGGCCCGCCGGTTCGCCTCGCTGGACCATGTCTCCGGCGGCCGGGCCGGCTGGAACATCGTCACCACCGCGGGGGCCGACGCGGCCCGCAACTTCGGCCTCGACGACACCCCGCTGCACCACGACCGCTACCGCCGGGCCGGCGAGTTCGTCGAGGTCTCCACCAAGCTCTGGGACAGCTGGGCCGACGACGCCGTGATCGCCGACAAGGAACGCGGCGTCCACGCCCTGGCCGACCGCGTACGGAAGATCGAGCACAACGGCGAGTTCTTCCGCGTCGACGGCCCGCTCAACGTGCAACGGCCCCCGCAGGGATATCCGTTGCTCGTACAGGCCGGATCGAGCGAGGACGGCAAGGACTTCGCGGCCCGCTACGCGGAGGCGGTGTTCACCGCCCAGCAGACCCTGGAGGAAGGCATCGCCTTCTACAAGGACGTCAAGCAGCGCGCCGAGGTCATCGGCCGCAGCCCCGAAGGCATCAAGATCCTGCCCGGCATCGTGCCCGTCATCGGCGACACCGAGGCCGAGGCGCTGGCGCTGGACGCCGAGCTGGAGGGCCTCATCGTCCCCGAGTACGCCAAGCGCCAGCTCGCCCGGACGCTGAGGATCGCCCCGGACGACCTGGACCTCGACGCACAACTCCCCGATGACATCCCCACCGAGGACGAGATCGAGGGTGCCAAGAGCCGCTACACGCTCATCGTGGAGCTGGCCAGGCGCGAGAAGCTGACCGTACGTCAGCTGATCGGCCGGCTCGGTGGCGGCCGCGGCCACCGCACCTTCGCCGGAACCGCCGAGCAGGTCGCCGACACCATCGAGCAGTGGTACGACAGCGGGGCCGCCGACGGTTTCAACATCATGCCCGCCGTCCTCCCCTCCGGCCTGGAGGTCTTCGTCGACCGGGTGGTGCCGATCCTCCAGGAACGCGGCCTGTTCCGTACCGAGTACACCGCGAGCACCCTGCGCGGGCACTACGGGCTGCCGAGGCCCGCCAACCGGCTGTTCGAGACCGTCGACCGCAGCGAGGGGCACTTCGGCATCGGCCTGGCGGAGGCCCGGTGA
- a CDS encoding ABC transporter ATP-binding protein — translation MATHSGGLNPAHGAGTTAVAERPAIRTGKLVRRFGDRDILKELDLTVAPGEFTALLGRSGSGKSTLLRAVARLDHTVEGSGELTVPDRVSLSFQDSRLLPWLRIIDNVILGLRGPRTRERGLTALAEVGLEGRDRSWPHELSGGEQQRAALARALVREPELLLADEPFGALDALTRIKMHDLLRELYERHRPAVLLVTHDVDEAVELADRVLVLEDGRISVDLVVDLPTPRSRRDPRFQEYRDTLLTALGVPQPQTPAEAKESHVPHA, via the coding sequence ATGGCGACGCACTCTGGCGGGCTGAACCCCGCCCACGGGGCCGGTACGACGGCGGTCGCGGAGCGCCCGGCCATCCGCACCGGGAAGCTGGTCCGCCGGTTCGGTGACCGCGACATCCTCAAGGAACTCGATCTCACCGTGGCGCCGGGCGAGTTCACCGCCCTGCTCGGCCGCAGCGGCTCCGGCAAGTCCACGCTGCTGCGGGCCGTCGCCCGGCTCGACCACACCGTCGAGGGCTCCGGTGAACTCACGGTCCCCGACCGGGTGTCGCTCTCCTTCCAGGACTCCCGGCTGCTGCCCTGGCTCCGGATCATCGACAACGTGATCCTCGGGCTGCGCGGCCCCAGGACCCGCGAACGCGGTCTCACCGCACTGGCCGAGGTCGGCCTGGAGGGCCGCGACCGGTCCTGGCCGCACGAGCTCTCCGGCGGTGAGCAGCAGCGCGCCGCGCTGGCCCGCGCCCTGGTCCGGGAACCCGAACTCCTCCTGGCGGACGAGCCGTTCGGCGCCCTGGACGCACTGACCCGGATCAAGATGCACGACCTGCTGCGGGAACTGTACGAACGCCACCGCCCCGCGGTCCTCCTGGTCACGCACGACGTCGACGAGGCCGTCGAACTCGCCGACCGGGTCCTCGTCCTGGAGGACGGACGGATCTCCGTCGACCTCGTCGTCGACCTGCCCACCCCGCGCTCCCGCCGGGACCCCCGGTTCCAGGAGTACCGCGACACGCTGCTCACCGCCCTCGGCGTGCCCCAGCCCCAGACCCCTGCCGAAGCGAAGGAATCCCATGTCCCGCACGCCTGA
- a CDS encoding ABC transporter permease, which produces MTELLTNTRTAGRVSPAAVPLRKAGEPGAGTKSAPPVPRATRRRLGPGRAIPFGRLIGPVLVIALWWFASAIGYLDPRILSGPGTVLSTASDLVSSGRLQDNVLISLQRAGLGLLFGVTAGVLLAVAAGLSRTGEYLLDGPLQIKRAIPSLAMLPLLILWLGIGEQMKVTVIALGVAVNMYINTYASLTGIDSKYVELAEGLDLSRAQFVRKVVVPGSLPGFFVGLRLGVTASWLGLIVVEQINATSGIGYMMFQAQQYAQSDVIVVGLVAYGIFGFASDAAVRAVERKVLSWRRTLAG; this is translated from the coding sequence ATGACCGAACTGCTGACGAACACCCGCACGGCAGGCCGCGTGAGCCCGGCTGCCGTGCCACTGAGGAAGGCCGGGGAGCCGGGGGCCGGGACGAAGTCCGCCCCGCCCGTGCCCCGTGCCACCCGCAGGCGGCTCGGCCCCGGCCGGGCCATCCCCTTCGGGCGGCTGATCGGCCCGGTGCTGGTCATCGCCCTGTGGTGGTTCGCCTCCGCCATCGGCTACCTCGACCCCCGGATCCTGTCCGGACCCGGCACGGTCCTCTCCACCGCGTCCGACCTCGTCTCCAGCGGCCGGCTCCAGGACAACGTCCTCATCTCGCTCCAGCGCGCCGGACTCGGTCTGCTCTTCGGGGTGACCGCCGGGGTGCTCCTCGCCGTCGCCGCCGGACTCAGCCGCACCGGCGAGTACCTGCTGGACGGGCCGCTCCAGATCAAGCGGGCCATCCCCTCCCTGGCCATGCTCCCGCTGCTGATCCTCTGGCTCGGCATCGGCGAACAGATGAAGGTGACCGTCATCGCGCTCGGCGTCGCGGTGAACATGTACATCAACACGTACGCCTCGCTGACCGGCATCGACAGCAAGTATGTCGAGCTCGCCGAGGGACTCGACCTGAGCCGGGCGCAGTTCGTCCGCAAGGTCGTGGTGCCCGGCTCGCTGCCCGGCTTCTTCGTCGGGCTGCGCCTCGGCGTCACCGCGTCCTGGCTCGGACTGATCGTCGTCGAGCAGATCAACGCCACCAGCGGCATCGGCTACATGATGTTCCAGGCCCAGCAGTACGCCCAGTCCGACGTGATCGTCGTGGGCCTGGTGGCCTACGGGATCTTCGGCTTCGCATCGGACGCGGCGGTACGCGCCGTCGAGAGGAAGGTCCTGTCATGGCGACGCACTCTGGCGGGCTGA
- a CDS encoding ABC transporter substrate-binding protein: MAHHDTYRTVGRRSFLALAGGTAIGALAACSPQVRTAASAEPSGKLPSGAPPPGTELSIAVRSTQLQLKPSGLQKDLSFGVSQWPNLSAGPDIIQGFRSHSIDLAVNAGIPPIQAHAIGVGAKIVAVQVRNHPSYVFATAPGSDIRSVADFRGRKIGFSQGQAQGVVVLRALKQAGIANKDVELVALPSTQFLTALQSKQVDVAPLGEPTLTKYLTQYGKDGAHGVKTDVVDLLTVLWAPNEVLNDRARAAAVRSFIPLWARGLTWAWENTDEWIDTYYVKDQGVSREDGKRIVASLHKPQFPVDWDKAIAWEQETADLMAEGGFVPKQDVAELFDRRFEGIAAKAVAARYRETS; this comes from the coding sequence ATGGCACACCACGACACATACAGGACCGTCGGCCGCAGGTCGTTTCTCGCCCTCGCCGGCGGGACGGCCATAGGTGCGCTCGCCGCCTGCTCACCCCAGGTCAGAACAGCGGCAAGCGCCGAACCCTCCGGAAAACTCCCCTCGGGTGCACCGCCGCCGGGTACAGAACTCTCCATAGCGGTCCGGTCGACACAACTCCAGCTCAAGCCCTCCGGATTGCAGAAGGACCTTTCCTTCGGTGTTTCCCAGTGGCCCAACCTGAGCGCGGGGCCCGATATCATCCAGGGATTCCGGTCCCATTCCATCGACCTTGCGGTCAACGCCGGAATTCCGCCCATCCAGGCCCACGCCATCGGCGTCGGGGCGAAGATCGTCGCCGTGCAGGTGCGGAACCATCCCTCGTACGTCTTCGCGACCGCACCCGGCTCGGACATCAGGTCCGTGGCCGACTTCCGCGGCAGGAAGATCGGCTTCTCCCAGGGCCAGGCGCAGGGTGTCGTCGTCCTGCGCGCACTGAAGCAGGCGGGCATCGCCAACAAGGACGTCGAACTGGTCGCCCTGCCCAGCACGCAGTTCCTCACCGCCCTGCAGTCCAAGCAGGTCGATGTGGCACCGCTCGGCGAACCGACCCTCACCAAGTACCTCACCCAGTACGGGAAGGACGGCGCACACGGGGTGAAGACCGACGTGGTGGACCTGCTCACGGTCCTCTGGGCGCCCAACGAGGTGCTGAACGACCGGGCCAGGGCCGCCGCCGTGCGCAGCTTCATCCCGCTCTGGGCCCGCGGCCTGACCTGGGCCTGGGAGAACACCGACGAGTGGATCGACACCTACTACGTCAAGGACCAGGGCGTCTCCCGGGAGGACGGCAAGCGCATCGTCGCCTCGCTGCACAAACCGCAGTTCCCGGTCGACTGGGACAAGGCGATCGCGTGGGAGCAGGAGACCGCCGACCTGATGGCCGAGGGCGGCTTCGTGCCGAAGCAGGACGTCGCCGAGCTGTTCGACCGCCGCTTCGAGGGGATCGCGGCCAAGGCCGTGGCCGCCCGGTACCGGGAGACGTCATGA
- a CDS encoding flavin reductase family protein yields the protein MTITVPSYLAPAAPATKGIAPDRFKKAFRRYPAGVVVVTADAGHGPIGFTATSLSSLSLDPPLVSFGIGTGTSSWPHIERAGSAVVNFLGAEQRDLATTFATSGIDRFAAPTRWRRLPEGEPVLDGVAGWLRLETEQIVPAGDHRIVIARVVDARLDEGRSPLLFHDGAYHSL from the coding sequence TTGACCATTACCGTGCCCTCGTACCTGGCGCCGGCCGCGCCCGCCACGAAGGGAATCGCCCCGGACCGGTTCAAGAAGGCGTTCCGCCGCTATCCCGCAGGAGTCGTCGTCGTCACCGCCGACGCGGGCCACGGCCCGATCGGCTTCACCGCCACCTCGCTCAGCTCCCTCTCGCTCGACCCGCCGCTCGTGTCGTTCGGCATCGGCACCGGCACCTCGTCCTGGCCGCACATCGAACGGGCCGGTTCGGCCGTCGTGAACTTCCTCGGCGCCGAACAGCGGGACCTGGCCACCACCTTCGCCACCAGCGGCATCGACCGGTTCGCCGCCCCCACCCGCTGGCGACGCCTGCCGGAGGGGGAGCCGGTGCTCGACGGAGTGGCCGGCTGGCTGCGGCTGGAGACCGAGCAGATCGTCCCGGCCGGCGACCACCGCATCGTCATCGCCCGGGTGGTGGACGCCCGGCTCGACGAGGGACGCAGCCCGCTGCTCTTCCACGACGGCGCCTACCACTCCCTCTGA
- a CDS encoding ROK family transcriptional regulator gives MKSLSAPARTPHADRPTPLRRSDIPAPASGRRHTGTGSVFGAILDHGPVARSTVARLTGLSPASVSGHVGRLLDRGLVRESAETAGPKGLGRPHIPVEIDTGRFLVAGAHIAVAHSTVSLMDLRGRIVAEDRRPHRTTEPRHILDGLAARLPGLVAAHAGGRTVLALGLATGHRVDPVTGVVVEHPHLGWRDVPARDILSAATGLPVHVDSHSRALARAEQLFGEESTRSSTVLLFVGAVVDAAFATEGAMHRGPRSGAGSVAHLPLGAGGTGGAEPCSCGRAGCLQSEVSERAMVRRAAEQGLVVGSFPELLEQALAGDARAVALFRRRARLVGRAAALLLDMFDPEVLVVVEPGAGRIPECLADLRAEVAERSWVCDDPERAVVPSSFTGSVLATAGGAVALGELYVDPLGPWPALPAVS, from the coding sequence GTGAAGAGTCTTTCCGCGCCCGCCCGCACCCCTCACGCGGACCGCCCCACCCCGCTGCGCCGCTCCGACATACCCGCCCCCGCTTCCGGACGCCGGCACACCGGCACCGGATCCGTCTTCGGCGCGATTCTCGACCACGGACCGGTCGCCCGCTCCACCGTCGCCCGTCTCACCGGCCTCTCGCCCGCCTCCGTGAGCGGGCACGTCGGCCGGCTGCTCGACCGCGGACTGGTCCGGGAGAGCGCGGAGACCGCAGGGCCCAAGGGGCTCGGCCGGCCGCACATCCCCGTCGAGATCGACACCGGCCGCTTCCTGGTGGCCGGGGCGCACATCGCCGTCGCCCACTCCACCGTCTCCCTGATGGATCTGCGGGGCCGGATCGTCGCCGAGGACCGGCGGCCGCACCGCACCACCGAACCCCGCCACATACTCGACGGACTCGCGGCCCGGCTGCCCGGCCTGGTGGCCGCGCACGCCGGCGGACGGACCGTGCTCGCCCTGGGCCTGGCCACCGGTCACCGGGTCGACCCGGTGACCGGGGTGGTCGTGGAACACCCGCACCTCGGCTGGCGCGACGTGCCGGCCCGCGACATCCTCTCCGCCGCGACCGGGCTGCCGGTCCACGTGGACAGCCACTCACGGGCGCTGGCCCGCGCGGAGCAGTTGTTCGGCGAGGAGTCGACCCGCAGCAGCACCGTCCTGCTGTTCGTCGGCGCCGTCGTGGACGCGGCCTTCGCCACCGAGGGGGCCATGCACCGCGGCCCGCGCTCGGGGGCCGGCAGCGTGGCGCACCTTCCGCTCGGCGCCGGTGGGACGGGCGGCGCCGAGCCCTGTTCCTGCGGCCGGGCCGGCTGCCTCCAGTCGGAGGTGTCGGAGCGCGCCATGGTGCGGCGGGCCGCCGAGCAGGGGCTGGTCGTCGGCTCGTTTCCGGAGCTCCTGGAACAGGCGCTGGCCGGGGACGCGCGGGCGGTGGCGCTGTTCCGCCGACGGGCACGGCTGGTCGGCCGGGCGGCGGCCCTGCTGCTGGACATGTTCGACCCGGAGGTGCTCGTCGTCGTCGAACCCGGGGCGGGCCGGATCCCGGAGTGTCTGGCGGATCTGCGGGCGGAGGTGGCGGAGCGCTCCTGGGTCTGTGACGACCCGGAGCGGGCCGTGGTGCCGAGCAGCTTCACCGGCTCCGTGCTGGCCACCGCGGGTGGTGCGGTGGCGCTCGGTGAGCTGTACGTGGACCCGCTCGGCCCCTGGCCGGCGCTGCCCGCGGTCTCCTGA
- a CDS encoding endonuclease/exonuclease/phosphatase family protein, giving the protein MRISRSRSVLLAGAVAVTLSATALPAAFAAPSSTAVISEVYGGGGNSGATLTRDFIELANSGSAAYDLSGFSVQYLPGAPSAGSLWQVSALTGSVAPGGRYLLAQAAGTGGTVALPAPDATGTVAMSAASGTVALVSGTTPLTCRTAADCATDTRIVDLVGYGSAVVREGSGPATGASATASVARAASLSDTDDNAADLSAAAPTPVNAAGETSGGGTDPGDPGNPTEPGTVRVHDIQGITRVSPLDGKAVTGVPGIVTAVRTTGSKGFWIQDTAPDEDPRTGEGVFVYTGSTAPAVAVGDSVLVSGTVDEYYPSATTQSITEITAPRTTVLSSGHALPAPVVLDAAAVPAAYVPSADGGSVDALPLEPSTYALDLYESLEGTRVQIADTRVTGATTAYDEIWVTVEPKQNPTRRGGTLYSSYTDQNTGRIKVMSLDATRPFPVGNVGDVLSGTTTGVIDYASFGGYNLQATELGTLTDRHLQREVTRKQKGGELAVATYNVENLDALDEQTKFDTLAKGVAVNLSSPDIVSLEEIQDDNGAVSDGTVGSEATLKRFTDAIVAAGGPRYAWRYVAPQDGQDGGEPGGNIRNVFLFNPHRVSFVDRAGGDATTAVTAVPTRKGVTLSVSPGRISPANEAWSDSRKPLVGEFRFHGKPVFVIGNHFTSKGGDQPLHGRYQEPSRSSETKRVQQAAEVNTFVKSLLAADKSARVVTLGDLNDFAFSPTMSALTAGKALKPLITTLPANEQYSYVYEGNSQTLDHILTSPGIRRFDYDVVHINAEFADQASDHDPQIVRVKVDGRR; this is encoded by the coding sequence GTGCGCATATCCAGATCCCGTTCCGTCCTGCTGGCCGGCGCGGTCGCCGTGACCCTCTCGGCGACCGCGCTGCCCGCCGCCTTCGCCGCCCCGTCGTCGACCGCCGTGATCTCCGAGGTGTACGGCGGCGGCGGGAACTCGGGAGCGACGCTCACCCGCGACTTCATCGAGCTGGCCAACTCCGGCTCCGCCGCCTACGACCTGTCCGGGTTCAGCGTCCAGTACCTGCCCGGGGCCCCGTCCGCGGGCTCGCTGTGGCAGGTCTCGGCGCTGACGGGCTCCGTCGCGCCCGGCGGCCGCTATCTGCTCGCCCAGGCCGCGGGCACCGGCGGCACCGTGGCACTGCCCGCCCCGGACGCCACCGGCACCGTCGCCATGTCCGCCGCCAGCGGCACCGTCGCTCTGGTCTCCGGCACCACGCCGCTGACCTGCAGGACAGCGGCCGACTGCGCCACCGACACCCGCATCGTCGACCTGGTGGGCTACGGCTCCGCGGTCGTCCGGGAAGGCAGCGGACCGGCCACCGGCGCCTCCGCCACCGCCTCCGTGGCGCGCGCGGCCTCCCTCTCCGACACCGACGACAACGCGGCGGACCTCTCCGCCGCGGCCCCCACCCCCGTCAACGCGGCCGGCGAGACGTCCGGCGGCGGCACGGACCCGGGCGACCCGGGCAACCCGACCGAGCCCGGCACCGTGCGTGTGCACGACATCCAGGGCATCACCCGGGTCTCCCCGCTGGACGGCAAGGCAGTGACCGGGGTGCCCGGCATCGTCACCGCGGTCCGCACCACGGGTTCGAAGGGCTTCTGGATCCAGGACACCGCCCCGGACGAGGACCCGCGCACCGGCGAGGGCGTCTTCGTGTACACCGGCTCCACCGCCCCGGCGGTCGCGGTGGGCGACTCCGTCCTGGTCAGCGGCACGGTCGACGAGTACTACCCGTCGGCCACCACACAGTCCATCACCGAGATCACCGCCCCCAGGACCACGGTCCTCTCGTCCGGCCACGCGCTTCCGGCGCCGGTGGTGCTCGACGCGGCCGCGGTGCCGGCCGCCTATGTCCCCTCGGCGGACGGCGGATCGGTCGACGCGCTGCCCCTGGAGCCGTCGACGTACGCCCTCGATCTCTACGAGTCACTCGAAGGCACCCGCGTACAGATCGCCGACACCCGGGTCACGGGTGCCACGACCGCGTACGACGAGATCTGGGTGACGGTCGAGCCGAAGCAGAACCCGACCCGGCGCGGCGGCACGCTGTACTCCTCGTACACCGACCAGAACACCGGCCGGATCAAGGTGATGTCGCTCGACGCCACGCGCCCCTTCCCCGTCGGGAACGTCGGCGACGTGCTGTCCGGCACCACCACCGGTGTGATCGACTACGCCTCGTTCGGCGGCTACAACCTCCAGGCCACCGAGCTCGGCACGCTCACCGACCGCCATCTGCAGCGCGAGGTCACGCGGAAGCAGAAGGGCGGCGAACTCGCCGTCGCCACGTACAACGTGGAGAACCTGGACGCGCTCGACGAGCAGACCAAGTTCGACACGCTGGCCAAGGGCGTCGCGGTGAACCTCTCCTCCCCCGACATCGTCTCGCTGGAGGAGATCCAGGACGACAACGGCGCGGTCAGCGACGGCACGGTCGGCTCCGAGGCGACGCTGAAGCGGTTCACCGACGCGATCGTCGCGGCGGGCGGACCCCGCTACGCCTGGCGCTATGTCGCCCCGCAGGACGGCCAGGACGGCGGCGAGCCCGGCGGCAACATCCGTAACGTCTTCCTCTTCAACCCGCACCGGGTCTCCTTCGTGGACCGTGCGGGCGGCGACGCGACGACCGCGGTGACGGCTGTGCCGACGCGGAAGGGCGTCACCCTGTCGGTGTCGCCCGGCCGGATCAGCCCGGCGAACGAGGCGTGGTCCGACAGCCGCAAGCCGCTGGTCGGTGAGTTCCGCTTCCACGGGAAGCCGGTGTTCGTGATCGGCAACCACTTCACCTCCAAGGGCGGCGACCAGCCGCTGCACGGCCGCTACCAGGAACCGTCGCGCAGTTCGGAGACGAAGCGGGTCCAGCAGGCGGCGGAGGTCAACACCTTCGTCAAGTCGCTGCTGGCGGCAGACAAGTCGGCGCGGGTCGTCACGCTCGGCGACCTGAACGACTTCGCGTTCTCACCGACGATGTCCGCGCTGACCGCAGGCAAGGCGCTCAAGCCGCTCATCACCACGCTGCCCGCGAACGAGCAGTACAGCTATGTGTACGAGGGCAACTCGCAGACGCTGGACCACATCCTGACGAGCCCCGGCATCCGGCGGTTCGACTACGACGTGGTGCACATCAACGCCGAGTTCGCGGACCAGGCGAGCGACCACGACCCGCAGATCGTGCGGGTGAAGGTGGACGGCCGCCGCTGA
- a CDS encoding alpha/beta fold hydrolase produces MPDEIIRNLSVHGLRYSYRVLAQPSPRTDPVVVLGGALQGMYGWPQMDEHLGPHAPVVTADLPGMGAADPLPPGTGDDVLYDAVAAVIDDLGADRVNLFGFSYGTAIAFGCARRNPGRIARLVLGGVPAHISEAQRAHWGGAVDRLGTSDVEGLATITAEALMCLDPRRRVHRRELARRYVRRSFVHALTHSPHAAQSLRRALGHRPDFSGGLSGVPALVFAGEHDTVTSPERQRAFAATIEGSRFLTIGDSDHWVVLERPDDVADLVARFFTDRPLEAAPALGPLPSLPRPRAGAAGPVLPRPGS; encoded by the coding sequence ATGCCCGACGAGATCATCCGGAACCTGTCGGTGCACGGGCTGCGTTACAGCTACCGCGTCCTGGCGCAGCCCTCGCCCCGCACCGATCCGGTCGTCGTCCTCGGCGGGGCGCTCCAGGGAATGTACGGCTGGCCGCAGATGGACGAGCACCTCGGCCCGCACGCCCCGGTCGTCACCGCCGACCTCCCCGGCATGGGCGCCGCCGACCCGCTGCCGCCCGGCACCGGCGACGACGTCCTGTACGACGCCGTCGCGGCCGTCATCGACGACCTGGGCGCGGACCGGGTCAACCTCTTCGGGTTCTCCTACGGCACGGCGATCGCGTTCGGCTGCGCCCGGCGGAACCCCGGGCGGATCGCCCGGCTGGTCCTCGGCGGCGTGCCGGCACACATCAGCGAGGCCCAGCGGGCCCATTGGGGCGGCGCGGTCGACCGGCTGGGCACCAGCGACGTGGAGGGGCTCGCCACCATCACCGCCGAGGCGCTGATGTGCCTGGACCCGCGGCGCCGGGTGCACCGCAGGGAGCTCGCGCGGCGCTATGTCCGGCGTTCGTTCGTGCACGCGCTCACCCATTCCCCGCACGCGGCGCAGTCGTTGCGCCGGGCGCTGGGTCACCGGCCCGACTTCTCCGGCGGGTTGAGCGGGGTGCCCGCGCTCGTCTTCGCGGGCGAGCACGACACCGTGACCTCACCCGAGCGGCAGCGCGCCTTCGCGGCGACGATCGAGGGCAGCCGTTTCCTGACGATCGGCGACTCCGACCACTGGGTCGTGCTGGAGCGGCCCGACGATGTGGCGGACCTGGTGGCCCGCTTCTTCACCGACCGGCCCCTGGAGGCCGCGCCCGCCCTGGGGCCGTTGCCCTCGCTGCCGCGCCCGCGTGCGGGCGCGGCAGGTCCGGTCCTGCCGCGGCCGGGCAGCTGA